One Verrucomicrobiota bacterium genomic window carries:
- a CDS encoding glycosyltransferase, whose product MRIAVVVFQFPKVSETFVLNQICGLIQAGHQVEIYAYKKGSGADLSQNAVTGFKLEERTFYFPRQNTKSYQKALALLFTIITRGYKTPMAVLWLIRYSLSQIIRGQKPGIYNCDAFIGQRPYDVVHFQFGNLVQDMIGIRKFPILNGKWLVSFRGYDITRYLKERGRKVFNETFQAVDRVLPVSDNFKSRLIDLGCDEEKITVLRSGIDINRFKFRNALPQNNNPVQLLSYCRLVQKKGLEYAVRAVARLVEEGLPIVYTIIGSGPLREEIGELIIKHGKEKHILLLEDMNQDLIIEKLSETHIFLCPSVTADNGDEEGIPNSLKEAMAVGVPVIATYHSGIPELVENDISGCLINERDELALAEKIKELMGSSQKQLQLGRCGRQKIEQEYNIEKWNAELLKLYRNHH is encoded by the coding sequence ATGCGTATAGCAGTAGTCGTTTTTCAATTTCCCAAGGTATCTGAAACGTTTGTTCTCAATCAGATATGTGGACTCATACAAGCAGGTCATCAGGTAGAGATTTACGCCTATAAAAAGGGATCTGGCGCTGACCTTTCCCAGAACGCGGTAACCGGGTTTAAACTCGAAGAACGAACCTTTTATTTTCCAAGACAAAACACAAAGTCTTATCAAAAGGCACTGGCCCTATTGTTTACTATCATCACCCGGGGTTATAAAACGCCGATGGCTGTTCTGTGGTTGATCAGGTATTCACTATCACAGATTATTAGAGGTCAAAAACCCGGCATATATAATTGCGATGCTTTCATTGGGCAGCGACCTTATGACGTAGTTCATTTTCAATTCGGGAACTTGGTACAAGATATGATTGGAATTCGAAAATTCCCTATACTTAACGGAAAATGGTTGGTGTCGTTTCGTGGGTATGACATCACCCGGTATTTGAAAGAAAGAGGAAGAAAGGTATTTAACGAAACGTTCCAGGCAGTCGATAGAGTGTTACCTGTATCAGATAATTTTAAATCCCGATTGATCGACCTCGGATGCGATGAAGAAAAAATCACTGTTCTTCGATCCGGTATCGACATAAATCGATTCAAATTTAGAAATGCGCTTCCCCAAAATAATAACCCAGTTCAGCTCCTCAGCTACTGCAGGTTGGTTCAGAAAAAAGGGCTGGAATACGCAGTGCGAGCAGTCGCAAGACTCGTCGAAGAGGGCTTGCCCATTGTCTATACTATCATTGGAAGCGGACCATTACGGGAAGAAATCGGAGAACTGATCATCAAGCATGGTAAAGAAAAACACATCCTTCTTCTCGAAGATATGAATCAGGACTTGATTATTGAGAAGCTAAGCGAAACCCATATCTTCTTATGCCCTAGCGTGACTGCAGACAATGGCGACGAAGAAGGGATTCCCAATTCCCTAAAAGAAGCGATGGCTGTGGGAGTTCCAGTTATTGCCACTTACCACAGTGGAATCCCTGAATTAGTAGAAAATGATATTTCCGGCTGCCTGATTAATGAACGGGATGAGTTGGCCCTCGCTGAGAAAATAAAGGAACTTATGGGTTCTTCTCAAAAACAACTTCAATTGGGTCGTTGCGGAAGGCAAAAGATCGAGCAAGAGTACAACATTGAAAAATGGAATGCAGAGCTCCTCAAACTATATCGTAACCATCATTAA
- a CDS encoding glycosyltransferase family 4 protein, with protein MQNKPHIAVVFSAFMSGGAETVCLWILEALKKDYNLSLVTFTPVNWNKINALYGTNLGEDSVKTVSPVPKWLSSGVVYFFKNISQPHPWLQHLLMRYYKKHSKKFDLGISAYNEMDLQKPGIQYVHAPKYVLGRRRHERVSGYSIERMKQNLTLTCSDFVAKKYERFHGEPATVVFPPVDKEYPKVEWETKEFSFISCGRLAPEKEPHKAIELLKRVRSRGHPVKLHIVGTEVNKAYLSHLRALQKENKEWVSLHVSRPRKEFIQLLSNSRFAIHFRIEGFGITIAELMKAGCIPFVYGVGGQLEVVGKNEALIFNTEEEAFEKIISVLEDRQKQESLREYLMQQATAFETESFMNRIREHVLTFFNEPTQKVPGISKTA; from the coding sequence ATGCAAAATAAACCTCACATTGCCGTGGTATTTTCCGCATTTATGTCTGGCGGAGCCGAGACAGTTTGCTTGTGGATTCTAGAAGCACTTAAAAAGGATTACAACCTGAGCCTGGTTACGTTCACTCCTGTAAACTGGAATAAGATCAACGCCCTCTACGGAACCAATCTAGGGGAGGATTCCGTCAAAACAGTATCCCCGGTTCCGAAGTGGCTCTCCTCGGGCGTAGTCTATTTTTTTAAAAACATTTCGCAACCTCACCCATGGTTACAACATTTGTTGATGCGCTACTATAAAAAGCATTCCAAAAAGTTCGACTTGGGAATAAGCGCTTACAATGAAATGGATCTTCAAAAACCGGGAATCCAATATGTCCACGCCCCAAAATATGTGTTGGGTAGGAGACGCCACGAACGAGTATCCGGCTATTCTATTGAGAGAATGAAACAAAACCTGACTCTCACCTGCTCCGATTTTGTCGCCAAAAAATACGAAAGATTTCATGGTGAACCGGCCACCGTTGTATTTCCTCCGGTTGACAAAGAATACCCAAAGGTAGAATGGGAAACAAAAGAGTTTTCATTTATTTCCTGTGGGAGGTTAGCGCCAGAAAAAGAGCCGCATAAGGCCATCGAACTTCTAAAGAGGGTTCGAAGTAGAGGGCATCCGGTAAAACTGCACATCGTAGGCACTGAGGTGAACAAAGCTTATTTATCCCATCTAAGAGCGCTTCAGAAAGAGAATAAGGAATGGGTGAGTTTACATGTTAGCCGTCCCAGGAAGGAATTTATACAACTGTTAAGCAATTCCCGCTTTGCTATTCACTTTCGCATCGAAGGGTTTGGAATTACCATAGCAGAACTCATGAAGGCAGGTTGTATTCCATTCGTCTATGGTGTTGGCGGACAATTGGAAGTGGTAGGTAAAAATGAAGCCCTCATTTTCAATACCGAAGAAGAAGCTTTTGAGAAAATCATCTCTGTGTTGGAGGACAGGCAAAAACAGGAATCTCTAAGGGAATACCTAATGCAACAAGCAACCGCATTTGAAACGGAATCTTTCATGAATCGGATCCGTGAACACGTATTGACTTTCTTTAATGAACCCACTCAGAAGGTTCCGGGAATTTCAAAGACAGCGTAG